The following proteins are co-located in the Triticum aestivum cultivar Chinese Spring chromosome 1A, IWGSC CS RefSeq v2.1, whole genome shotgun sequence genome:
- the LOC123061948 gene encoding 40S ribosomal protein S15: protein MANVAAGTKVAAAAAAAGQPNKRTFRKFTYRGVDLDALLDMSTDDLVQLLPARGRRRFQRGLKRRPLALIRKLRKAKREAPAGEKPAPVKTYVRDMIIIPEMIGSQIAVYNGKYFVINEIKPEMIGHHLAEFSISYKPVKHGRPGIGATHSSRFIPLK from the exons ATG GCGAACGTCGCCGCGGGGACGAAGgtggccgccgctgccgccgccgccgggcagCCGAATAAGAGGACGTTCCGCAAGTTCACTTACCGCGGCGTGGACCTCGACGCGCTCCTCGACATGTCCACCGACGACCTCGTCCAGCTCCTCCCCGCCCGCGGCCGCAGAAG GTTCCAGAGGGGGCTGAAGCGGAGGCCCTTGGCGCTCATCAGGAAGCTGCGCAAGGCG aaaagggaggcaccagccGGTGAGAAGCCAGCGCCTGTGAAGACTTATGTGCGCGACATGATCATCATACCAGAGATGATAGGCAGCCAAATTGCAGTGTACAATGGGAAATATTTCGTCATAAATGAGATCAAGCCCGAGATGATTGGGCACCACCTCGCCGAGTTCTCCATCAGCTACAAGCCCGTCAAGCACGGGAGGCCCGGCATCGGCGCCACCCACTCCTCGAGGTTCATTCCTCTCAAGTGA
- the LOC123061935 gene encoding photosystem II reaction center W protein, chloroplastic, whose product MAMISPAAATVVAARPAQALGLPQLRVTRAEKLRCAYSKDGKEEAAAATPAVVKGVPLLAAASAAMTAASPALALVDERMSTEGTGLSLGLSNNLLGWILLGVFGLIWSLYTVYSSTLDDDDESGGLSL is encoded by the exons ATGGCAATGATCAgccctgccgccgccaccgtcgtcgccgccaggccggcccaagcTCTAG GGCTCCCTCAGCTGAGGGTGACCAGGGCTGAGAAGCTGAGGTGCGCCTACTCCAAGGACGGCAAGGAGGAGGCGGCTGCGGCGACTCCGGCGGTCGTGAAAGGCGTGCCGCTGCTGGCCGCGGCGAGCGCAGCCATGACGGCGGCGTCCCCGGCGCTGGCGCTGGTGGACGAGCGGATGTCGACGGAGGGCACGGGGCTGAGCCTGGGGCTGAGCAACAACCTGCTGGGGTGGATCCTGCTGGGCGTGTTCGGCCTCATCTGGTCCCTCTACACCGTCTACTCCTCCAccctcgacgacgacgacgagtccggcggccTCTCCCTCTGA